A part of Aegilops tauschii subsp. strangulata cultivar AL8/78 chromosome 2, Aet v6.0, whole genome shotgun sequence genomic DNA contains:
- the LOC109754311 gene encoding uncharacterized protein, with the protein MAPAGTLRPLSTHGILILFTHFLIFMSSNTVAKSISNGSEVDRQALLSFKESITSDPRQVLSSWNHSISFCSWRGVTCGITLPTRVISLNLNSAQLSGQLSPWIANLTSLERLDLSENRFSGSIPEELGTLRQLQFMILSVNILEGIIPRSLGTSRSLIHVNLTENHLVGTIPDFHRLPALQTLILSENMLIGSIPRSLGTSRSLKIVDLSFNILTGNIPEFHKMSTLEFLDLSKNNLSGSIPSSLGNVSSLVEIRLDTNRLSGLVPETFSHIQNLSMLSLGNNNLSGLIPSSLANASNLQVIDLGYNLLNGRIPSLGSLLNLQLLILENNFLEAEGWEFLVSLANCSQLEILEMSGNVLNGSLPRSVGNLSRSLVRLNLGRNQIVGTIPVEIFNLASLQMLSMDKNLLSGVIPSIIGNLDWLVVLDLSGNKFSGQIPSAIGNLSRLNQLSLDNNNLSGNIPASLGNCKQLDMLSLSFNSLEGPIPSELTNSTTLLSFDLSNNNLTGSIPLQVGALLQLARLDISVNKLSGQVPLSLGQCVQLVSLRLRSNMLNGSIPQSFSELKSIDQIDLSQNYLVGQIPEFFANMVYLHQLDLSANYFEGPIPTGGIFQKYSAVILDGNAGLCANATTNLFDFPLCPTTSAVESKHALLLVKLIPPIAIALLSFICYVVTVLKRRQAETAPCYKETMKKISYGDIVKATNWLSPVNKISSSRTGSIYIGRFEFDTDLVAIKLFHLEENGAHDSFATECEVLRNTRHRNLVKAVTVCSTVDLENNEFKAIVFDFMANGSLDMWVHPKLHNNSPKRVLSLGQRLRIAMDVALALDYMHNQLTPPLIHCDLKPGNVLLDYDMTARVGDFGSARFLSSTPGSPEDLVGVEGTIGYIAPEYCMGYKVSPGCDVYGFGILLLEMLTGRRPTDAMFTGGLSLHKLVSSAFPGRLREVLDPHLSHEQQRACDRVLMRRYMVPLVEVGLLCSMESPKDRPGMGEVCARILSLKEAFFEFC; encoded by the exons ATGGCACCTGCAGGAACTCTCCGCCCTCTTTCCACACATGGCATCCTCATTCTCTTCACCCACTTTCTCATCTTCATGTCCTCCAACACCGTCGCAAAATCCATCAGCAACGGGTCCGAGGTCGACCGGCAGGCCCTCCTCTCCTTCAAGGAGAGCATCACCAGTGATCCGCGCCAGGTCCTGTCGTCTTGGAACCACTCGATCAGCTTCTGCAGCTGGAGGGGTGTCACCTGCGGTATTACTCTTCCAACTCGTGTGATCTCCCTGAACTTAAACTCTGCTCAGCTCAGTGGTCAGTTATCTCCTTGGATAGCTAACCTTACGTCACTAGAACGGCTAGACCTTTCAGAAAATCGCTTCTCTGGAAGCATTCCAGAGGAGTTAGGCACACTTCGACAGCTACAGTTTATGATCCTTTCAGTGAACATCCTTGAAGGTATCATTCCTAGATCCCTAGGCACTAGTAGATCTCTCATACATGTCAATCTCACAGAAAACCATCTTGTCGGTACTATACCAGATTTCCATAGGTTGCCAGCCCTCCAAACTTTGATACTGTCAGAAAACATGCTTATAGGTAGCATTCCTAGATCTTTAGGCACTAGTAGATCTCTTAAAATTGTCGATCTCTCATTTAACATCCTCACTGGCAATATTCCAGAGTTCCATAAGATGTCAACCCTTGAATTTCTTGATCTTTCAAAAAACAACCTTTCTGGAAGCATACCTTCATCACTGGGAAATGTTTCTTCTCTCGTAGAGATAAGGCTTGACACAAACAGGTTGTCAGGATTGGTTCCAGAAACTTTTAGCCATATCCAGAACCTTAGTATGCTGAGTTTAGGTAACAACAACCTGTCGGGATTAATTCCATCATCACTAGCAAATGCATCGAACCTCCAAGTGATTGATCTTGGATACAACTTACTAAATGGACGAATCCCATCTCTGGGATCTTTACTTAACTTACAGCTACTAATTCTTGAAAATAACTTCCTAGAAGCTGAAGGCTGGGAATTCCTTGTCTCTCTCGCAAATTGTTCGCAGCTAGAAATTTTGGAAATGAGTGGGAATGTCCTGAATGGTAGTCTCCCTAGGTCTGTTGGGAATCTTTCTAGAAGTTTAGTACGTTTAAACCTTGGAAGGAATCAAATCGTAGGCACAATACCAGTTGAGATTTTTAACCTTGCAAGTCTCCAAATGCTTTCTATGGACAAAAACTTGCTTTCAGGGGTTATTCCTTCTATTATCGGGAACCTAGACTGGCTAGTTGTCCTAGACCTATCAGGGAACAAATTTTCTGGTCAGATCCCATCTGCAATAGGTAATCTTTCCCGGCTGAATCAGCTTTCTCTAGACAACAACAACTTGAGTGGGAACATCCCAGCAAGTTTAGGAAATTGCAAGCAACTGGATATGCTAAGCTTATCTTTTAACAGCCTTGAAGGACCAATACCAAGTGAACTCACCAATAGCACTACCCTCCTCAGTTTTGATTTGTCAAACAACAACCTTACAGGATCAATACCACTACAAGTTGGTGCACTGCTTCAACTTGCCCGTCTTGATATTTCCGTCAACAAATTGTCTGGTCAAGTACCATTATCACTTGGCCAATGTGTCCAACTAGTGTCTCTAAGATTGAGAAGTAACATGCTTAATGGAAGCATACCTCAGTCTTTCAGTGAGCTCAAGTCCATTGATCAGATTGATCTTTCCCAAAACTACCTTGTTGGACAAATTCCAGAGTTCTTTGCAAACATGGTTTATTTGCACCAACTTGATCTGTCAGCCAACTACTTTGAAGGGCCAATTCCAACCGGTGGCATCTTTCAGAAATATAGTGCAGTAATCTTGGATGGTAATGCAGGGCTGTGTGCAAATGCAACCACCAACTTATTCGATTTCCCACTTTGCCCCACAACGTCAGCTGTTGAGAGCAAGCATGCACTCCTATTGGTAAAACTAATTCCCCCAATTGCTATTGCCTTGCTCTCCTTCATATGCTATGTGGTCACTGTTCTGAAGAGAAGGCAAGCAGAAACAGCTCCATGCTACAAGGAGACAATGAAGAAGATTTCTTATGGTGACATTGTCAAAGCTACCAACTGGCTCTCTCCGGTTAACAAGATCAGCTCAAGTCGCACCGGCTCGATCTACATTGGAAGGTTTGAGTTTGACACGGACTTGGTCGCCATCAAGTTATTCCATCTCGAAGAGAATGGTGCGCATGACAGCTTCGCTACCGAGTGCGAGGTGTTGCGAAACACCCGCCATCGCAATCTTGTCAAAGCTGTCACCGTATGCTCGACAGTGGACCTAGAGAACAATGAATTCAAGGCTATAGTTTTCGACTTCATGGCCAACGGAAGCTTGGACATGTGGGTGCACCCGAAGCTACACAACAATAGCCCCAAGAGAGTACTGAGCTTGGGTCAGAGGTTAAGAATAGCGATGGACGTCGCGTTGGCTCTGGATTATATGCACAACCAGTTAACACCTCCTCTAATCCACTGTGATTTGAAGCCCGGAAATGTTCTTTTGGACTATGATATGACCGCAAGGGTTGGTGATTTTGGGTCAGCGAGGTTTCTCTCTTCTACCCCTGGTAGTCCAGAAGACTTGGTTGGTGTGGAAGGAACAATTGGATATATCGCACCCG AGTACTGTATGGGATACAAAGTTTCACCAGGATGTGATGTTTATGGTTTTGGAATCCTCCTTCTAGAAATGCTTACCGGAAGGCGACCAACGGATGCAATGTTCACCGGTGGCCTGAGCCTGCACAAGCTTGTGAGCTCAGCATTTCCAGGCAGACTCAGAGAGGTTTTAGATCCCCATTTGTCCCACGAGCAGCAGCGTGCGTGTGATAGAGTGCTTATGCGGAGATATATGGTACCTCTGGTTGAAGTTGGCCTCCTGTGTTCCATGGAATCGCCTAAAGATCGACCGGGAATGGGAGAAGTTTGTGCCAGAATTTTGTCTCTCAAAGAGGCATTCTTTGAGTTCTGCTGA
- the LOC109754306 gene encoding uncharacterized protein, whose translation MSGSAFNAFKSRVPVAWSPKLYITLVRGLPGTRKLHRRTLEAMRLRRCHRTVEHRTTPSLLGMLTQVKRLVVVETEEMYNARKQADEQRRALRPPLVVSHTPPPKPAAAAPEGAGQ comes from the coding sequence ATGAGCGGGAGCGCGTTCAACGCCTTCAAGTCGCGGGTGCCGGTGGCGTGGAGCCCGAAGCTGTACATCACGCTGGTGCGCGGGCTGCCGGGGACGCGCAAGCTCCACCGCCGCACCCTGGAGGCCATGCGCCTCCGCCGCTGCCACCGCACCGTCGAGCACCGCACCACGCCCTCCCTCCTCGGCATGCTCACCCAGGTCAAGCGCCTCGTCGTCGTCGAGACCGAGGAGATGTACAACGCGCGGAAGCAGGCCGACGAGCAGCGCCGCGCGCTCAGGCCCCCGCTCGTCGTCTCCCACACCCCGCCGCCCaagccggccgccgccgcgccggaggGCGCGGGCCAGTAG